The following are from one region of the Amedibacterium intestinale genome:
- a CDS encoding DUF3990 domain-containing protein — translation MILYHGSYVDVQTPDLLHSRKNVDFGRGFYTTPIYEQAVKWCEKFKRRGKKGIVSRYSFDENAYQELQILKFESYSEEWLDFILKCRSGTDTTNYDIVIGGVANDKVFNTVELYFDNLIGKGEAIRRLRYEKPNLQICFRTQKALDEYLHYEGSEQL, via the coding sequence ATGATTTTATATCATGGCTCCTATGTGGATGTCCAAACTCCAGATTTATTACATTCCAGAAAAAATGTTGATTTTGGACGTGGTTTTTACACAACACCTATTTATGAACAGGCAGTAAAGTGGTGTGAAAAATTCAAGCGTCGTGGTAAAAAAGGAATTGTTTCTCGCTACAGTTTTGATGAAAATGCTTATCAGGAACTCCAGATTTTGAAATTTGAAAGCTATTCTGAAGAATGGCTCGACTTCATTTTGAAATGCAGAAGCGGAACTGATACAACTAATTATGATATAGTGATTGGCGGTGTCGCCAATGATAAGGTATTTAATACCGTTGAGCTTTATTTTGATAATCTAATTGGCAAAGGGGAAGCTATTCGCCGCCTGCGCTATGAAAAGCCAAACTTACAAATATGTTTTCGAACACAGAAAGCTCTTGATGAATATTTGCACTATGAGGGGAGTGAACAGCTTTGA
- a CDS encoding DUF3791 domain-containing protein has product MIANPILLQKKYTRIIERFSKKENLSLDEALSFFYHSTIYRLISEGVSDLHCMSDEYLTEEMILEYKEK; this is encoded by the coding sequence TTGATTGCCAATCCTATTTTATTACAAAAAAAATATACTCGAATTATTGAGCGATTTTCGAAAAAAGAAAACTTATCCTTGGATGAGGCCTTAAGCTTTTTCTATCACTCAACCATTTATCGTCTAATCAGCGAAGGAGTATCGGATCTGCACTGTATGAGCGATGAGTATTTGACAGAGGAAATGATTTTAGAGTATAAAGAAAAATAG
- a CDS encoding helix-turn-helix domain-containing protein produces the protein MNKNIGELIKQKRTENKMTLKDISEATDLSIGFLSQLERGLTSIAQDTLKKVAKALNVEMSYFMDQPKSKEKVVLRSYEKEILRIEGGSIIEYLMTNMVTQAEMLPKLVEILPQKEVEESLTYSHEGEEFVYVLEGILTLKVENEVYDLYPGDCAHYLSTRAHNWSNQTNKVVKFITINTPNLFKETGETI, from the coding sequence ATGAATAAGAATATTGGAGAACTGATAAAACAAAAGCGTACGGAAAATAAGATGACACTTAAGGATATTAGTGAAGCAACCGATTTATCCATTGGCTTTTTATCACAGCTGGAACGAGGATTAACATCAATTGCTCAAGATACATTAAAAAAAGTCGCAAAGGCTTTAAATGTAGAAATGAGTTACTTCATGGATCAGCCAAAATCAAAAGAAAAAGTAGTGCTAAGAAGCTACGAAAAAGAAATTCTTAGAATTGAGGGTGGTTCCATCATTGAATATTTAATGACAAATATGGTTACCCAGGCTGAAATGTTACCAAAACTGGTAGAAATCCTTCCGCAGAAAGAAGTAGAAGAATCTTTAACATATTCTCATGAAGGAGAGGAATTCGTTTATGTTTTAGAGGGGATTTTAACTTTGAAGGTTGAAAACGAAGTTTATGATCTATATCCTGGCGATTGTGCACATTATCTTTCTACAAGAGCGCATAACTGGAGTAATCAGACAAACAAGGTTGTAAAATTCATTACGATTAATACCCCAAACCTTTTTAAAGAAACAGGAGAGACGATATGA
- a CDS encoding trans-4-hydroxy-L-proline dehydratase activase produces the protein MKEPTIVNIQKYSVHDGDGIRTTVFFKGCLLNCWWCHNPESQKYTPELMFTKEKCTGCGYCEKACTHDAITVESDGIAHTDPSKCVLCADCLDYCVQNNREIVGKTYSIKELMKIINKDAHFYEESGGGVTLSGGEVMTQDMEYLEELCKALKEKDYNIAIDTCGYAPKENYERLLPYVDTFLYDIKTLDDEVHQKYMGKSNDLILRNLEFLADNNANINIRIPVVEPVNSDEETMMDIIKYLKERIGIVKVNLLPYHNTGSSKYEKLGREYPAKDLKVPSKEHMEKLKVLFEEHGFKQVKIGG, from the coding sequence ATGAAAGAGCCTACCATAGTGAATATTCAGAAATATTCTGTACATGACGGAGATGGCATTCGTACAACAGTTTTCTTCAAAGGGTGTTTGTTGAACTGCTGGTGGTGTCACAATCCAGAAAGTCAGAAATATACCCCTGAATTAATGTTTACAAAAGAAAAGTGTACGGGATGTGGATATTGCGAGAAAGCATGTACACATGATGCTATTACAGTGGAAAGTGATGGAATAGCCCACACAGATCCTTCAAAATGTGTATTGTGTGCAGATTGTTTAGATTATTGTGTTCAAAATAATCGTGAAATTGTAGGGAAAACTTACAGCATTAAAGAATTGATGAAAATCATCAATAAAGATGCTCACTTTTATGAAGAAAGTGGCGGTGGAGTAACTTTATCAGGTGGAGAAGTTATGACACAGGATATGGAATATCTGGAAGAATTATGCAAAGCATTAAAAGAAAAAGATTATAATATCGCAATTGATACCTGTGGTTATGCACCAAAAGAAAATTATGAGCGATTATTGCCATATGTTGATACATTCTTATATGATATCAAAACATTAGATGATGAAGTACATCAGAAGTATATGGGAAAATCAAATGATTTAATTTTACGTAATTTGGAATTTTTAGCTGATAACAATGCTAATATCAATATTCGAATTCCGGTTGTAGAACCTGTAAACAGTGATGAAGAAACAATGATGGATATTATCAAATATCTAAAAGAAAGAATCGGAATTGTAAAGGTAAATTTATTGCCATATCACAATACGGGAAGCAGTAAGTATGAAAAGCTGGGGCGTGAATATCCAGCAAAAGATTTAAAAGTGCCTAGCAAAGAGCATATGGAAAAGCTGAAAGTTCTATTTGAGGAACATGGTTTCAAACAGGTGAAGATAGGAGGATAA
- the hypD gene encoding trans-4-hydroxy-L-proline dehydratase produces MELRGMNDRIKKLRLQSEETTPHIFMERAMLMTDAYKKYEGEVSIPELRALSMKEIFSRKTITIEDGELIVGDKGAGPQSTPTFPELCCHTLEDMKVMNDRELICFKVSDQDLKQQEEVIIPFWEKRSIRHKIINSMSQEWRDCYEAGIFTEFMEQRGPGHTVGSEKIYAKGFLDYQNDIKKALDSIDYLNDPEAIEKRDELRGMSIMCDAIMILGERYAKLAREMAEKETDSARKEELLQIAANCDVVPAHKPQTYWQAIQMYWFVHLGVTTELNPWDAYSPGRLDQHLNPFYEADIEAGRLDKTKAKELLECLWVKFNNQPAPPKVGITLKESSTYTDFANINTGGITADGEDGVNDVSYLILDVMDEMKLLQPSSNVQISKKTPMKFLKRACEISRKGWGQPAFYNTEAIIQELLNAGKSIEDARRGGTSGCVETGAFGREAYILQGYFNLPKILEITMHNGFDPVGGKQLGLKLGNAEDFKTYDELFDAYKKQIEYFADIKVKGSNMITRIYAKYMPAPFLSIITDDCISSGKDYNAGGARYNTNYLQGVGIGTITDSLAAIKYNVYDEKKFTMAELMRAMDANFEGEENALIYNLVSRKTPKYGNDDDYADSIMKEVFTFYKDTITGRPNMRNGQWRINMLPTTCHVYFGEVMLASPNGRKAHKPVSEGISPEKAADVHGPTSVIRSASKMDHLSTGGTLLNQKFTPAVVAGEEGLTNMANLIRSYFNMDGHHIQFNVIDRETLIKAQQNPAEYRDLIVRVAGYSDHFRNLSKELQDEIINRTEQSFD; encoded by the coding sequence ATGGAACTTAGAGGAATGAATGATCGTATCAAAAAGCTTAGACTTCAAAGTGAAGAAACTACACCACACATTTTTATGGAACGTGCAATGTTGATGACAGATGCTTATAAAAAATACGAAGGTGAAGTATCAATTCCAGAACTTCGTGCACTTTCTATGAAAGAAATTTTCTCACGTAAAACAATCACAATTGAAGATGGAGAATTGATTGTTGGGGATAAAGGGGCTGGTCCACAGTCTACACCAACATTCCCAGAGTTATGCTGTCATACTTTGGAAGATATGAAGGTTATGAATGATCGTGAACTAATTTGTTTTAAAGTTAGCGATCAGGATTTAAAACAGCAGGAAGAAGTTATTATTCCATTCTGGGAAAAACGCTCTATCCGTCATAAAATTATTAACTCTATGTCTCAGGAATGGAGAGATTGCTATGAAGCAGGTATCTTCACTGAATTTATGGAACAGCGTGGTCCAGGGCATACAGTAGGTTCTGAAAAAATTTATGCAAAAGGTTTCTTAGATTATCAAAATGATATCAAAAAAGCATTGGATTCTATTGATTATTTAAATGATCCAGAAGCAATCGAAAAAAGAGATGAACTTCGTGGTATGAGCATCATGTGTGATGCAATTATGATTCTTGGTGAACGTTATGCGAAATTAGCTAGAGAAATGGCTGAAAAAGAAACAGATTCAGCTCGTAAAGAAGAATTGTTACAGATTGCGGCAAACTGTGATGTAGTACCTGCACATAAACCACAGACATACTGGCAGGCTATTCAGATGTACTGGTTTGTACATTTAGGGGTTACAACAGAATTAAACCCATGGGATGCTTATTCTCCAGGACGTTTGGATCAGCATTTAAATCCATTCTATGAAGCAGATATCGAAGCTGGACGTTTGGATAAAACAAAAGCAAAAGAATTGTTAGAATGTCTATGGGTTAAATTTAACAACCAGCCAGCTCCTCCAAAAGTAGGTATCACTTTAAAAGAATCTTCAACATATACTGACTTTGCTAATATCAACACTGGTGGTATTACAGCAGATGGAGAAGATGGAGTTAACGATGTATCTTATTTGATTTTGGATGTAATGGATGAAATGAAGTTATTACAGCCATCAAGTAATGTACAGATTTCTAAGAAAACACCAATGAAGTTCTTAAAAAGAGCTTGTGAAATTAGCCGTAAAGGTTGGGGACAGCCTGCCTTCTATAACACAGAAGCAATTATTCAGGAATTATTGAACGCAGGAAAATCTATTGAAGATGCTCGTCGTGGTGGAACATCTGGATGTGTTGAAACAGGTGCATTTGGACGTGAAGCTTACATCCTTCAGGGATATTTCAACCTTCCAAAAATTTTGGAAATTACAATGCACAATGGATTTGATCCAGTTGGTGGAAAACAGTTAGGTCTAAAACTTGGTAATGCAGAAGATTTCAAAACATATGATGAATTATTTGATGCATATAAGAAACAGATTGAATATTTTGCAGATATAAAAGTAAAAGGTAGCAACATGATTACTCGTATTTATGCAAAATATATGCCAGCTCCATTCTTGTCAATTATTACTGATGATTGTATTTCAAGTGGAAAAGATTACAATGCTGGTGGTGCTAGATACAATACAAACTATTTACAGGGTGTTGGTATCGGTACAATTACAGACTCTCTTGCTGCAATTAAATATAATGTATATGATGAAAAGAAATTTACAATGGCAGAATTGATGCGTGCAATGGATGCTAACTTTGAAGGGGAAGAAAATGCATTGATTTATAACCTTGTATCTCGTAAAACTCCAAAATATGGAAACGATGATGACTATGCAGATTCTATTATGAAGGAAGTATTCACATTCTATAAAGATACAATTACAGGACGTCCGAACATGCGTAATGGACAGTGGAGAATCAATATGCTTCCAACTACATGTCATGTTTATTTCGGTGAAGTTATGCTTGCTTCTCCAAATGGACGTAAAGCACACAAACCAGTTAGTGAAGGTATTTCTCCAGAAAAAGCTGCAGACGTTCATGGACCAACTTCCGTTATCCGCTCAGCTAGTAAAATGGATCACCTTTCTACAGGTGGAACATTGTTGAACCAGAAATTTACTCCTGCTGTAGTTGCTGGAGAAGAAGGTTTAACAAATATGGCAAATCTAATTCGTTCTTACTTTAATATGGATGGACATCATATTCAGTTCAACGTTATCGATCGTGAAACATTAATTAAAGCACAGCAGAATCCTGCAGAATATCGTGATTTGATCGTACGTGTAGCTGGATATTCTGATCACTTCCGTAATTTAAGCAAAGAATTACAGGATGAAATTATTAACCGTACAGAACAAAGTTTTGACTAA
- the proC gene encoding pyrroline-5-carboxylate reductase — MSKKIGFIGSGNMGGAMIGGIIKASLTAKENIYVSDINEASLNKMKESYGVNTTTDNAELAKECDIIVLSVKPFLYPVVINQIKDVVKEDVIIVVIAAGQSSAAVAELFGKEIKVVKTMPNTPALVGEGMAAIAPAKNVSKEETEEIVAIFNSFGKCEIVPEHLMDAVTAVSGSSPAYVYMLIEAMADAAVVEGMPRPQAYKFAAQSVLGSAKMVLETGKHPGELKDMVCSPGGTTIAAVAKLEETGFRSSIMQGMKACADKSREMSK, encoded by the coding sequence ATGAGTAAAAAGATTGGGTTTATCGGTAGTGGAAATATGGGAGGTGCTATGATCGGTGGGATCATCAAAGCTTCCCTAACTGCTAAAGAAAATATTTATGTATCAGATATTAATGAAGCAAGTCTTAATAAAATGAAAGAAAGCTATGGGGTAAATACAACAACAGATAATGCTGAATTAGCTAAAGAATGTGATATTATCGTATTATCTGTAAAACCTTTCCTTTATCCAGTAGTTATCAATCAGATTAAGGATGTTGTAAAAGAAGATGTAATTATCGTTGTTATAGCGGCTGGACAGTCTTCAGCAGCAGTAGCAGAACTATTTGGAAAAGAAATTAAAGTTGTTAAAACAATGCCAAATACACCTGCACTAGTTGGAGAAGGTATGGCTGCAATCGCACCAGCTAAAAATGTATCAAAAGAAGAAACAGAAGAAATTGTCGCAATCTTCAACAGTTTTGGTAAATGCGAAATCGTACCTGAACATTTGATGGATGCAGTAACAGCTGTTAGTGGATCTTCACCTGCCTATGTATATATGCTGATTGAAGCTATGGCTGATGCAGCTGTAGTTGAAGGTATGCCTAGACCTCAGGCTTACAAATTTGCAGCACAGTCTGTACTAGGAAGTGCAAAAATGGTTCTTGAAACAGGAAAACATCCAGGGGAATTGAAAGATATGGTTTGTTCTCCAGGAGGAACTACAATTGCTGCAGTAGCAAAATTGGAAGAAACAGGTTTTCGTTCAAGCATTATGCAGGGAATGAAAGCTTGTGCTGATAAATCTAGAGAAATGTCTAAATAG
- a CDS encoding sulfite exporter TauE/SafE family protein, with product MNITTIIITLLVILLVGYAAFFAYDLFKHKDEFEKETNFWITGVIGAIVNFFDPLGIGAFAPQTALLKFTKQTRDKLIPGTMNVANTIPVLLQALIFTTIVKVEALTLVVMLVAAMLGAILGAGVISRMSEKKIRLVMGFALACTALIMLASLLGLFPIGGTAIGLSGVKLVFAGIVNFVLGALMTAGVGLYNPCMVLVYMLGMSPDVAFPIMMGSCAFLMPPASVKFIKEGAYNRKSALSMCIFGSIATLVASILIKSLPLDVLKWIVVCVTVYTSTVMLRAGLAKVKGANN from the coding sequence ATGAATATTACTACTATTATTATTACATTATTAGTTATTTTATTAGTTGGATATGCTGCATTCTTTGCATACGACTTATTTAAACATAAAGATGAATTTGAAAAAGAAACAAACTTCTGGATAACTGGTGTTATTGGGGCAATCGTTAACTTCTTTGATCCACTTGGAATTGGAGCATTTGCACCGCAGACAGCTTTATTGAAATTTACAAAACAAACAAGAGATAAACTGATTCCAGGAACAATGAATGTTGCCAATACAATTCCAGTATTATTACAGGCATTGATTTTCACAACTATTGTAAAAGTTGAAGCTTTAACATTGGTTGTTATGTTGGTAGCAGCTATGCTGGGAGCTATTTTGGGAGCTGGTGTAATTTCTCGCATGTCTGAAAAGAAAATTCGTTTGGTAATGGGATTTGCATTGGCTTGTACAGCTTTGATTATGTTAGCTAGTTTATTAGGATTATTCCCAATCGGTGGTACTGCTATTGGACTTTCTGGAGTTAAACTTGTATTTGCAGGAATCGTAAACTTTGTGTTAGGTGCTTTAATGACTGCTGGTGTTGGCTTATACAATCCATGTATGGTACTTGTTTATATGTTAGGTATGTCACCAGATGTAGCATTCCCTATCATGATGGGTTCATGTGCATTCTTGATGCCACCTGCTTCTGTAAAATTCATTAAAGAAGGAGCATATAACCGTAAATCTGCATTATCTATGTGTATTTTTGGTTCTATTGCGACTTTAGTAGCTTCTATTTTGATTAAATCACTTCCACTTGATGTATTGAAATGGATCGTTGTATGTGTTACAGTTTACACATCAACAGTAATGCTTCGTGCAGGTTTAGCGAAAGTAAAAGGGGCAAATAATTAA
- a CDS encoding DUF2871 domain-containing protein: MKKIYTASFIYFLLAMAGGVFYREFTKIFNFTGITTLSYVHVHFLVLGTFLFLLLLVLTKNFSILDSKWFSRFFIVYNIGLPVMVGMFILRGILQVTGSGITSGMNGMIAGIGGVSHILLFVALCMMFASIKQAIKEAK, from the coding sequence ATGAAAAAAATATATACAGCATCGTTTATTTATTTTTTACTGGCGATGGCAGGAGGTGTTTTTTATAGAGAATTTACAAAGATATTTAACTTTACAGGAATAACAACATTATCTTATGTGCATGTACATTTCCTGGTATTAGGTACTTTCTTGTTTCTTTTGTTGTTAGTATTAACTAAAAACTTTTCTATACTAGACAGTAAATGGTTTTCACGTTTCTTTATAGTATATAATATTGGTCTTCCTGTAATGGTTGGTATGTTTATTTTAAGAGGAATCTTGCAAGTCACAGGAAGTGGAATAACAAGTGGAATGAATGGGATGATTGCAGGAATTGGCGGAGTTTCCCATATACTTTTATTTGTAGCATTGTGTATGATGTTTGCATCTATCAAACAGGCAATCAAAGAAGCAAAATAA
- the ltrA gene encoding group II intron reverse transcriptase/maturase, whose translation MKTEERLLEQMLHFTNLQTAYERVVKNKGAVGIDGVEYTELGAYLGKYGKEIKEQIRNKKYKPQPVKRVEIPKADGGVRNLGIPTVVDRFIQQAILQVLTPIYEPKFHEHSYGFRPKKCCEMAIIKVLEYMNDGFHWIVDIDLEKFFDNVNHDKLITLIMKDVKDGEIVSLIRKYLKSGIMINDEYRESVIGTPQGGNLSPLLSNIMLNELDKELEARGLNFVRYADDCIILVGSSKAADRVMENVFKFIEKKLGLKVNMTKSKVSKPNEIKYLGFGFYKDLTDGLWKAKPHEKAIQKLKMKLKKLTQRSWSVEMDYRLGKIKQCIVGWVNYFRIGNFREICREIDRNIRFRIRMCIWKQWKRIRTKHHALKRLGIEEWKSRSWSNSRKGYARCASTFLKVAISNKILKKRGLTSMLDQYQKIHILV comes from the coding sequence ATGAAAACAGAGGAAAGATTATTGGAACAGATGTTACATTTTACAAATCTGCAAACTGCATATGAGCGTGTAGTAAAGAATAAAGGTGCAGTAGGAATAGATGGAGTGGAATATACAGAGCTGGGAGCGTATTTGGGGAAATACGGGAAGGAAATAAAAGAACAGATACGTAACAAAAAGTATAAACCACAACCAGTAAAACGAGTAGAGATTCCAAAAGCAGATGGAGGAGTAAGAAATCTAGGAATACCAACAGTAGTAGACAGATTTATCCAGCAAGCAATCCTGCAGGTGCTCACACCAATTTATGAACCTAAATTCCATGAACATAGCTATGGTTTTCGACCAAAGAAATGTTGCGAGATGGCAATTATCAAGGTGCTGGAGTATATGAACGATGGCTTTCACTGGATAGTAGACATAGATTTAGAGAAGTTCTTTGACAATGTAAATCATGACAAGCTGATTACGTTAATCATGAAAGATGTGAAGGATGGAGAAATCGTATCTCTGATTAGGAAATATCTAAAAAGTGGAATCATGATAAATGATGAATATCGAGAATCCGTCATAGGAACACCACAGGGAGGAAATCTGTCTCCGTTATTGAGTAATATTATGTTGAACGAGCTTGATAAAGAACTGGAGGCAAGAGGACTGAATTTTGTGAGGTATGCGGATGACTGCATTATCTTGGTAGGAAGTTCAAAGGCAGCAGATAGAGTCATGGAGAATGTGTTCAAATTTATAGAAAAGAAATTAGGATTAAAAGTAAACATGACTAAAAGCAAAGTATCAAAGCCGAATGAAATAAAATATCTGGGATTTGGATTCTATAAAGACCTAACAGATGGATTATGGAAAGCAAAGCCACATGAAAAGGCGATACAGAAGCTGAAAATGAAATTAAAAAAGCTGACACAGAGAAGCTGGTCAGTGGAAATGGACTACCGGTTAGGTAAGATAAAACAGTGTATCGTAGGATGGGTAAATTATTTTAGAATAGGAAACTTCAGAGAGATATGTCGAGAAATAGATAGAAACATACGGTTTCGTATCCGGATGTGCATATGGAAGCAATGGAAAAGAATAAGAACGAAACATCATGCATTAAAACGATTAGGAATAGAAGAATGGAAAAGCAGGTCATGGTCAAACAGCCGAAAGGGCTATGCAAGATGTGCAAGCACATTTTTAAAAGTGGCAATATCCAATAAGATACTAAAGAAAAGAGGTCTAACATCCATGTTAGACCAATATCAGAAAATACATATTCTAGTATAA
- a CDS encoding MATE family efflux transporter, whose protein sequence is MNTLRNDFMKYVSSNVLGMLAISLYVLADTYFISACLGSNGLASLNIAIPVYNLMSAFALLLGIGSATRFTILHSQKRNAEASSLFSFTFLFGTLSGILLCMTGILFSEDIASILGANGEILPTTTLYLKTILCFAPFFILNNIMIAYLRNDNDPKLAMSGMLIGSLSNIILDYVFMYPLNWGIFGAAFATGLAPIISLCILSIHFFKKTNSLKFVLKDLKISYLKTIFTLGFSSFINEFSSGIVLIVFNFLLLAQAGNIAVAAYGIIANLSLVSIAIFTGISLGCQPLISRCYGKKETNNINHLLTLSLKVSFIVSILLILLVYLFTGDIIAIFNSENNQTLANFASDGLRIYFLGFLFTGINISTISWLAAIEKSKYSSILALFRGFFGIILCAFLLSICFGITGIWLAFPVCELFCALLAIFYLWHIKKNKQV, encoded by the coding sequence ATGAATACATTACGAAACGATTTTATGAAATATGTATCTTCCAATGTATTAGGAATGCTCGCTATTTCCTTATACGTACTCGCAGATACGTATTTTATCTCTGCCTGTTTAGGTAGCAATGGACTAGCTTCCTTAAATATCGCAATACCTGTATATAATCTAATGTCTGCCTTTGCCTTGTTATTGGGGATTGGTTCTGCCACACGATTTACTATTTTACATAGTCAGAAAAGAAATGCAGAAGCTTCTTCTTTATTTAGCTTTACATTTCTTTTTGGAACACTTTCTGGAATTTTATTATGTATGACAGGTATTCTTTTTAGCGAAGACATCGCATCTATATTAGGTGCAAATGGAGAAATATTGCCAACAACTACTTTATATTTAAAAACCATTTTATGCTTTGCCCCTTTTTTCATCTTGAATAATATTATGATTGCTTATCTTAGAAATGACAATGATCCGAAACTAGCTATGAGCGGGATGTTAATTGGAAGTTTATCAAATATCATTTTGGATTATGTTTTTATGTACCCACTTAACTGGGGTATTTTTGGTGCCGCTTTTGCGACTGGATTAGCTCCTATCATCAGTCTATGTATTTTATCTATTCATTTTTTTAAAAAAACAAATTCTTTAAAGTTTGTTTTAAAAGATTTGAAAATCTCTTATTTAAAAACCATATTTACCTTAGGCTTCTCTTCTTTTATAAATGAATTTTCTTCAGGAATCGTTTTAATTGTTTTTAACTTTTTACTCTTGGCACAAGCTGGCAATATTGCAGTTGCTGCTTATGGCATCATTGCCAATTTATCTTTGGTTTCGATTGCGATATTTACAGGTATATCTCTGGGCTGTCAACCTTTGATCAGTCGATGTTATGGTAAAAAAGAAACAAATAATATCAATCATTTATTAACATTATCTTTAAAAGTATCTTTTATCGTTAGTATCCTTCTTATTCTTCTTGTATATCTATTTACAGGAGATATCATTGCGATTTTTAACAGTGAAAACAATCAGACTCTTGCTAATTTTGCTTCAGATGGATTACGTATTTACTTTCTTGGTTTCTTATTTACAGGCATCAATATTTCTACTATCAGCTGGCTAGCCGCCATTGAAAAAAGCAAATACTCATCTATTTTAGCTTTATTTAGAGGATTTTTTGGAATTATTTTATGCGCCTTTCTTTTATCTATATGTTTTGGTATAACAGGTATATGGCTAGCTTTCCCTGTTTGTGAGTTGTTTTGTGCTCTTTTAGCCATCTTTTATCTATGGCATATCAAAAAGAATAAGCAAGTATAA
- a CDS encoding GNAT family N-acetyltransferase yields MILRLANAEDKKKIKEIYNEAFPAVEKKPFFLFRRKHVKLYALIDDEVCVGLFIAVEHKDMVFIDYFAIDKNCRGKGYGSTALTLLKNKYEGKRIFLEIEDTMECLKEHKELREKRKQFYMTNGFLRSHLRVNAFTQDFEIMYYSSDISFDEYTQTFKNGYGSIVSYMMHPKKL; encoded by the coding sequence ATGATTCTTAGATTAGCAAATGCAGAAGATAAAAAGAAAATAAAAGAAATTTACAACGAAGCTTTCCCAGCTGTTGAAAAAAAGCCATTTTTTCTATTCAGAAGAAAACATGTAAAACTATATGCTTTAATAGATGATGAAGTTTGTGTAGGACTTTTTATTGCAGTAGAACATAAAGACATGGTATTTATTGATTATTTTGCCATTGATAAAAACTGCAGAGGGAAAGGATATGGAAGTACTGCATTAACCTTATTAAAGAACAAATATGAAGGTAAAAGAATTTTCCTGGAAATTGAAGATACGATGGAATGCTTAAAAGAACATAAAGAACTACGTGAAAAAAGAAAGCAGTTTTATATGACAAATGGTTTTTTAAGATCTCATTTACGTGTGAATGCCTTTACACAGGATTTTGAAATCATGTATTATTCCAGTGATATATCTTTTGATGAATATACGCAAACATTTAAAAATGGATATGGAAGCATTGTTTCTTATATGATGCATCCTAAAAAATTATAA